A part of Streptomyces sp. DSM 40750 genomic DNA contains:
- a CDS encoding SDR family NAD(P)-dependent oxidoreductase — MVGAALDRWGRLDIVVNNAGIATLRPFDAFSDEECRRMLDTHLGGTLNMLRAASPHLVESGCGRIVDTCSDALFGDTGVSLYAAGKGAILGLTKSLAAEGAPYGIKVNSVAP; from the coding sequence GTGGTGGGAGCCGCACTGGACCGGTGGGGGCGGCTCGACATCGTGGTCAACAACGCGGGCATCGCGACTCTGCGGCCGTTCGACGCGTTCTCCGACGAGGAGTGCCGCCGCATGCTGGACACCCATCTGGGCGGGACGCTGAACATGCTGCGCGCCGCGTCGCCCCACCTGGTCGAGTCCGGCTGCGGACGCATCGTCGACACCTGCTCCGACGCGCTCTTCGGCGACACCGGGGTCAGTCTCTACGCCGCCGGGAAGGGCGCCATCCTGGGGCTGACCAAGTCGCTGGCAGCCGAAGGAGCCCCGTACGGAATCAAGGTCAACTCGGTCGCCCCGTGA
- a CDS encoding prenyltransferase/squalene oxidase repeat-containing protein: MTSTPPWQWARPPGGARGLARAVADCRHRTARRIEGRVDVHGVIHDRGSSRIVESALFLRLLHTRASRERLRHEQEQTTGYLRRSCSGTGWQSLLARAALGRAAQGDRARAAAFLDSFTHFTGVRKRALLETVFALCGLAPYDPRIAALDPPRPGQVATWTRLALLAMRTLHAGATGGAARVPPAGHAELRRLLVSGTRRKVWEGNLLVHLLALHALHTLDPGAPEIRAGIRALASCQNPDGGLPFTESHDLFLTAKAGLALVRAGRAHDRVARMADHVAAAQSPGGGWPYALQVHQCDADSTAVCLELLRAVGPRRYAAHIAAGQAQLRSLAGADGGFPTYRAGNPSEAETTAGALIALGPGLTASDSLARAAANWLIDHQSADGTWPRSWTISESSVIERAVHALTGLPAALAALPAQRTEQALRRAAARLTDTQNADGGWGQTPGTASDPISTARALSGLARLDHWPGTRRAADHGIAWLVAAQLPDGSYPGPPDQVGPRPIPYEFPALADIHALAALAAWRAPDRRRSLSDDLRTVHD, translated from the coding sequence ATGACGAGCACCCCGCCTTGGCAGTGGGCCAGGCCCCCGGGCGGCGCACGCGGCCTCGCCCGGGCGGTTGCCGACTGCCGGCACCGGACCGCCCGCCGCATCGAGGGCCGGGTCGACGTCCACGGTGTCATCCACGACCGGGGCAGCAGCCGGATCGTGGAATCAGCCCTCTTCCTCCGGCTCCTCCACACACGGGCGTCCCGGGAACGACTGCGCCACGAGCAGGAGCAGACCACCGGGTATCTGCGGCGATCATGCTCCGGGACCGGATGGCAATCTCTGCTCGCGCGCGCCGCCCTGGGCAGGGCCGCCCAGGGCGACCGTGCCCGCGCGGCCGCGTTCCTGGACTCGTTCACCCACTTCACCGGCGTCCGCAAGAGGGCGCTGCTGGAGACCGTCTTCGCGCTGTGCGGACTGGCGCCCTACGACCCGCGCATCGCCGCACTCGATCCGCCCCGCCCCGGCCAGGTGGCGACCTGGACGCGGTTGGCGCTGCTGGCCATGCGGACGCTGCACGCCGGCGCGACCGGCGGCGCCGCGCGTGTTCCGCCGGCCGGGCACGCCGAACTGCGCCGGCTCCTGGTCTCGGGCACCCGCCGGAAGGTGTGGGAAGGCAACCTCCTGGTGCACCTTCTCGCCCTCCACGCCCTGCACACCCTGGACCCCGGAGCCCCCGAGATACGCGCGGGGATCCGGGCCCTGGCCTCGTGTCAGAACCCCGACGGCGGACTGCCCTTCACCGAAAGCCATGACCTGTTCCTCACGGCCAAAGCCGGCCTCGCCCTGGTCCGGGCGGGCCGCGCGCACGACCGGGTGGCGCGGATGGCCGACCATGTGGCCGCCGCGCAGAGTCCCGGCGGGGGATGGCCCTACGCGTTGCAGGTCCACCAGTGCGACGCGGACAGCACCGCGGTGTGCCTGGAGCTCCTCCGCGCCGTCGGACCCCGCCGGTACGCCGCCCACATAGCCGCAGGCCAGGCCCAGCTGCGAAGCCTGGCCGGAGCCGACGGGGGATTCCCCACCTACCGGGCCGGCAACCCGTCCGAAGCCGAGACGACCGCCGGGGCGCTCATCGCCCTGGGCCCCGGCCTCACGGCGTCCGACTCCCTCGCCCGCGCCGCAGCGAACTGGCTCATCGATCATCAGTCCGCCGACGGTACCTGGCCGAGGAGCTGGACGATCAGCGAGTCCAGCGTGATCGAGCGCGCCGTCCACGCACTCACGGGCCTGCCCGCCGCCCTCGCGGCCCTCCCCGCGCAGCGGACCGAGCAAGCCCTGCGGCGCGCCGCCGCACGCCTGACGGACACCCAGAACGCCGACGGCGGCTGGGGGCAGACCCCCGGCACCGCCAGCGACCCGATCAGCACCGCACGCGCGCTGTCGGGCCTGGCCAGGCTGGACCACTGGCCGGGCACCCGCCGGGCGGCCGACCACGGCATCGCCTGGCTGGTCGCCGCCCAACTCCCCGACGGCAGCTACCCCGGGCCGCCCGACCAGGTCGGGCCCCGCCCCATCCCGTACGAATTCCCCGCCCTGGCCGACATCCACGCCCTGGCGGCGCTCGCCGCCTGGCGCGCACCGGACCGGCGCCGGTCCCTGAGCGACGACCTGAGGACGGTCCATGACTGA
- a CDS encoding terpene synthase family protein, translating into MTEDDDRSAWTDLRGTPGGPTPSGMEDLRIPELYLPFPPKDPNPALERARTTMDAWLTEYGLCRSAASQRSLRRTQVPLITALTYPDAAPRTLELLTQWATWTFIIDDDFDDGPDGEDPQRCAAALGTLLPILDGARPGSGASARAFADTLEHLTSGRSPGWCRMLRDDIRAYLWSYYEGLLDRLTGRTPTLAAYRHRRAVSVAAYTWLDLTEIAAGIDLPDTVRHLSSFRDLRTAAAEYVGLHNDLWSLDRDRAAGGFHNAVLLLQQQEHSTSQEAVDQVNALLSACVHRMTTAETELAAHLRAAGATDRTRADARTCADGYRAFVRGCADYHHQVDRYTRPDPDQSDDTPTHGIFQPGAHRIDHPGTRVRWTKAVPRGID; encoded by the coding sequence ATGACTGAGGACGACGACCGGAGCGCGTGGACCGACCTGCGGGGCACGCCCGGCGGGCCGACCCCGTCCGGTATGGAGGACCTCCGCATCCCGGAGCTCTACCTGCCCTTCCCCCCGAAGGACCCCAACCCCGCCCTGGAGCGGGCACGGACCACCATGGACGCCTGGCTCACCGAGTACGGCCTGTGCCGGTCCGCCGCATCGCAGCGCAGCCTGCGGCGCACCCAGGTGCCCCTGATCACGGCCCTCACCTATCCGGACGCCGCCCCCCGCACCCTGGAACTCCTCACCCAGTGGGCCACCTGGACCTTCATCATCGATGACGATTTCGACGACGGCCCCGACGGCGAGGACCCCCAGCGGTGCGCGGCCGCGCTCGGCACGCTCCTGCCGATACTCGACGGGGCCCGCCCGGGCAGCGGGGCATCGGCCCGCGCCTTCGCCGACACCCTGGAACACCTCACGAGCGGCAGATCGCCCGGCTGGTGCCGCATGCTCCGCGACGACATCCGGGCCTACCTGTGGTCGTACTACGAGGGGCTCCTGGACCGGCTCACCGGGCGGACACCGACCCTGGCCGCCTACCGGCACCGGCGCGCGGTCAGCGTCGCCGCCTACACCTGGCTCGACCTCACCGAGATCGCAGCCGGCATCGACCTCCCCGACACCGTGCGGCATCTGTCCAGTTTCCGCGACCTGCGCACCGCGGCCGCGGAATACGTCGGGCTCCACAACGACCTGTGGTCCCTGGACAGGGACCGCGCCGCAGGCGGCTTCCACAACGCCGTCCTGCTCCTCCAGCAACAGGAGCACAGCACCTCCCAGGAAGCCGTGGACCAGGTCAACGCCCTGCTGAGCGCATGCGTCCACCGCATGACCACCGCCGAAACCGAGCTCGCCGCCCACCTGCGAGCGGCCGGAGCCACCGACCGGACCCGAGCCGACGCCCGCACCTGCGCGGACGGCTACCGCGCGTTCGTCCGCGGCTGCGCCGACTACCACCACCAGGTCGACCGCTACACCCGCCCCGACCCCGACCAGTCCGACGACACCCCCACCCACGGGATCTTCCAGCCCGGTGCGCACCGCATCGATCACCCAGGAACCCGCGTGCGGTGGACGAAGGCCGTGCCACGGGGCATCGACTGA
- a CDS encoding TetR/AcrR family transcriptional regulator — protein sequence MPRVGLTPDRITAAAADLADEVGFENVSLSALARHFGVKDASLYSHVKNLQDLRTRMALLAGGEMIDEIAAAVAGRAGRDALVAFAGAYREYALQHPGRYAATQIPVDQVLVTDSPALRRTAEITYGMLRAYGLDEPDLTDAVRLLRSTFHGYCALEAGGGFGAPRDVRRSWDKSVEALHLALTHWPREGHGHGEPGEPEGPEERER from the coding sequence ATGCCCCGAGTCGGCCTGACCCCCGACCGCATCACCGCAGCCGCCGCCGATCTCGCCGACGAGGTCGGCTTCGAGAACGTCTCGCTCTCCGCGCTGGCCCGCCACTTCGGGGTCAAGGACGCGAGTCTGTACTCGCACGTCAAGAACCTCCAGGACCTGCGCACGCGTATGGCACTGCTCGCCGGCGGCGAGATGATCGACGAGATCGCGGCGGCCGTGGCCGGGCGGGCCGGCAGGGACGCGCTCGTCGCGTTCGCGGGGGCCTACCGGGAGTACGCCCTCCAGCACCCCGGCCGGTACGCGGCCACGCAGATCCCCGTGGACCAGGTCCTCGTCACCGACTCCCCCGCCCTGCGCCGCACCGCCGAGATCACCTACGGCATGCTCCGCGCGTACGGCCTCGACGAACCCGATCTCACCGACGCCGTACGGCTGTTGCGAAGCACCTTCCACGGTTACTGCGCCCTGGAGGCCGGGGGCGGCTTCGGTGCGCCGCGGGACGTGCGGAGGTCGTGGGACAAGTCCGTCGAGGCGCTGCATCTGGCGCTCACCCACTGGCCCCGGGAAGGCCACGGACACGGGGAACCCGGGGAACCCGAGGGGCCCGAGGAACGTGAGCGATGA
- the rox gene encoding rifampin monooxygenase: protein MIDVIVVGGGPTGLMLAGELRLHGVHVVVLEKLTAPSGESRGQGLHARSVELMDQRGLLDRFSAVSEKFQVGGLFGGIMKPWPESLDTAHAYGLAVPQPVTERLLDERAVELGVEIRRGCEVVGVSQADEGAGVSVALADGTRLRSRYLVGCDGGRSAVRKLLGVGFPGEPATVETLLGEMEVTEDPATIAAVVEEVGKTQLRFGAVPHGDGTYRVIVPADGVAEDRATAPTLDEFKQRLRAFAGTDFGVHSPRWLSRFGDATRQAERYRVGRVLLAGDAAHIHPPTGGQGLNLGVQDAFNLGWKLAAEVNGWAPEGLLDSYHAERHPVGARVLDNTRAQIALMGTDPGATALRGLFSKLMDFEEVNRYVTGMITAVEVRYDFGEGHELLGRRLRDVKLKQGRLYELMHGGRGLLLDRTGRLSVEGWADRVDHVVDTSEELDVPAVLLRPDGHVAWVGEDQRGLLGRLPKWFGAAAG, encoded by the coding sequence ATGATCGACGTGATCGTGGTCGGCGGCGGACCGACCGGCTTGATGCTGGCCGGAGAGCTGCGGCTGCACGGCGTGCACGTGGTCGTGCTGGAGAAGCTGACGGCGCCGAGCGGGGAATCCCGTGGGCAGGGCCTGCACGCGCGCAGTGTCGAGCTGATGGACCAGCGCGGTCTGCTGGACCGGTTCTCCGCGGTCAGTGAGAAGTTCCAGGTCGGCGGTCTCTTCGGCGGCATCATGAAACCGTGGCCGGAGAGTCTGGACACGGCTCACGCGTACGGTCTCGCCGTCCCGCAACCGGTCACCGAGCGGCTGCTCGACGAGCGTGCCGTCGAGCTCGGTGTGGAGATCCGGCGCGGTTGCGAAGTCGTCGGGGTGAGCCAGGCCGACGAGGGGGCCGGGGTGAGCGTCGCGTTGGCGGACGGTACGCGGTTGCGCTCGCGCTACCTCGTCGGGTGCGACGGCGGCCGCAGTGCGGTGCGCAAACTCCTCGGCGTCGGTTTCCCCGGCGAGCCCGCCACGGTCGAGACGCTGCTGGGCGAAATGGAGGTGACCGAGGATCCGGCGACGATCGCCGCCGTCGTCGAGGAAGTCGGCAAGACCCAACTGCGGTTCGGCGCCGTCCCCCACGGGGACGGCACGTACCGCGTCATCGTGCCCGCCGACGGCGTGGCCGAGGACCGTGCGACCGCGCCGACCCTCGACGAGTTCAAGCAGCGGTTGCGGGCGTTCGCGGGCACCGACTTCGGCGTGCACTCGCCGCGCTGGCTCTCCCGGTTCGGCGACGCCACCCGGCAGGCCGAGCGCTACCGGGTCGGCCGGGTGCTGCTGGCCGGCGACGCGGCGCACATCCACCCGCCGACCGGCGGGCAGGGGCTCAACCTCGGCGTGCAGGACGCGTTCAACCTCGGCTGGAAGCTGGCCGCGGAAGTCAACGGCTGGGCGCCCGAAGGGCTGTTGGACAGCTACCACGCCGAACGGCACCCGGTGGGCGCCCGCGTGCTGGACAACACCCGCGCGCAGATCGCGCTGATGGGGACCGATCCGGGTGCGACCGCGCTGCGGGGACTGTTCTCGAAGCTGATGGACTTCGAAGAGGTGAACCGGTACGTGACCGGGATGATCACCGCGGTCGAGGTCCGCTACGACTTCGGCGAGGGCCATGAACTGCTCGGCCGGCGGCTGCGGGACGTGAAGCTGAAGCAGGGGCGTCTCTACGAGCTGATGCACGGCGGCCGCGGCCTGCTGCTCGACCGGACCGGCCGGCTCTCGGTGGAGGGCTGGGCCGACCGGGTCGACCACGTCGTCGACACCAGCGAGGAACTGGACGTGCCCGCGGTACTGCTGCGGCCGGACGGCCACGTGGCCTGGGTCGGTGAGGATCAGCGGGGACTGCTCGGCCGGTTGCCCAAGTGGTTCGGCGCTGCCGCCGGTTGA
- a CDS encoding jacalin-like lectin, with product MRRLIGTLAAAALALTGLATTGSTPAAAATSGTFNVLTYNVAGLPEGLSSGKPATNTPLISPRLGAYDIVNVQEDFNYHAALYAGDDHPHRTATSGGVPFGDGLNTLSDYAFEDFQRVKWNDCTGTNCLTPKGFSLARVRLDEGVFVDLYNVHTNADSDDAALAARRANVTQLSEFIKANSAGNAVIVMGDTNTRYTRSGDNIRTLVSENGLTDPWVQLVKGGTPPAQGSDAIVCPTTAPTNDCEVVDKVLYRDSNLVNLSATRYNNEWAKFLDSAGANLSDHFPHAVDFSWTLNSKLRASDFFGGPHGTAFNDADDLPSTVSPRTLTLRGSSRLDAVSLTHDGGTTLTHGGTGGTATSLTLASGEHLTSVKLTQGQKDGHTRVFSAAFTTDKGRTLTSGTATSATRTFTAPSGWQIAGFTGRAGTEIDKLGVLYAPIG from the coding sequence ATGAGAAGACTGATCGGCACCCTCGCGGCCGCCGCCCTCGCCCTCACCGGTCTCGCCACCACCGGCTCGACGCCCGCGGCGGCGGCCACCTCCGGCACCTTCAATGTGCTCACGTACAACGTCGCCGGCCTCCCGGAAGGGCTCAGCTCCGGCAAACCGGCGACCAACACCCCGCTGATCTCCCCGCGCCTCGGGGCGTACGACATCGTCAACGTCCAGGAGGACTTCAACTACCACGCTGCGCTCTACGCGGGCGACGACCACCCGCACCGCACGGCGACCAGCGGGGGCGTGCCCTTCGGCGACGGTCTCAACACCCTCTCGGACTACGCGTTCGAGGACTTCCAGCGGGTGAAGTGGAATGACTGCACCGGCACGAACTGCCTTACTCCCAAGGGCTTTTCACTGGCCCGGGTGAGGCTCGACGAGGGTGTGTTCGTCGACCTCTACAACGTGCACACGAACGCCGACTCCGACGACGCCGCCCTCGCCGCCCGCCGCGCCAACGTCACACAGCTCTCCGAGTTCATCAAGGCCAACTCCGCGGGCAACGCGGTGATCGTCATGGGTGACACCAACACCCGCTACACGCGCTCGGGCGACAACATCCGCACCCTCGTGTCGGAGAACGGCCTGACGGATCCGTGGGTCCAGCTGGTGAAGGGCGGCACGCCGCCGGCGCAGGGCAGTGACGCGATCGTCTGCCCGACGACCGCGCCGACGAACGACTGCGAGGTCGTCGACAAGGTCCTCTACCGTGACAGCAACCTGGTGAACCTCTCCGCCACCCGCTACAACAACGAGTGGGCCAAGTTCCTCGACTCGGCGGGCGCCAACCTCTCCGACCACTTCCCGCACGCCGTCGACTTCTCCTGGACGCTGAACTCCAAGCTCCGGGCGAGCGACTTCTTCGGCGGCCCGCACGGCACGGCGTTCAACGACGCGGACGACCTCCCGTCGACGGTGTCCCCCCGCACCCTGACCCTGCGCGGCTCCTCGCGCCTGGACGCGGTCTCGCTCACGCATGACGGCGGTACGACGCTGACGCACGGCGGCACGGGCGGTACGGCGACCTCCCTCACCCTGGCCTCGGGCGAGCACCTCACCTCCGTGAAGCTGACGCAGGGCCAGAAGGACGGCCACACCCGCGTCTTCTCCGCCGCCTTCACCACGGACAAGGGCCGCACCCTCACCTCCGGCACGGCCACCTCCGCCACCAGGACCTTCACGGCCCCCTCCGGCTGGCAGATCGCCGGCTTCACCGGCCGCGCGGGCACCGAGATCGACAAGCTGGGCGTGCTGTACGCGCCGATCGGCTGA
- a CDS encoding PHP domain-containing protein translates to MGHGHAHGHHHHGHDHEHGHEAGAALPAAFDTSVPDEALTPEQQSRRTLLRRAGLLGAGLTAASVLGQAAATAPSYAAPNSRKRGGFLWLAGDHHIHTQYSNDGKYRVVDQVRQGAKHGMDWMVITDHGNATHAKIGVEKVNPDIKEARTAYQDTLVFQGLEWNIPAAEHGTVFVHPGKNEVAVLKQFETDYDGSVKGASDSTPANEALAVAGLNFLAEQVRRRKVKDALMLANHPARRGVDSPHEIRGWRDATGASHRIAVGFEGAPGHQAAGLPAPLGMARARGIYDNNPSANSFAGYPLESYRTWGGFDWMTATVGGLWDSLLAEGKPWWITANSDSHQVYGDTAVRGGPDSDYAANGRHTDPVYGGKIDITQGDYWPGQYSRTHVGADGFSYAAVMDGIRAGRVWVDHGQIVSGLDVRLSGGSRWATLGGALHVKKGTKVTLTVDVALADGPNWAGFVPKLARVDVIQGDVTGTPADKDTFTAPTAKVVKSYEVNKSTGTVRLTYELGKVDRPLYVRLRGSDGNRSAVGPMGAAVDPAGPAIDVVGDADPWRDLWFYSNPVWVLPA, encoded by the coding sequence ATGGGACACGGGCACGCACACGGTCATCACCACCACGGACACGACCACGAGCACGGGCACGAGGCGGGGGCCGCTCTCCCCGCGGCCTTCGACACCTCCGTGCCCGACGAGGCGCTGACCCCCGAACAGCAGTCCCGCCGCACCCTGCTGCGCCGCGCCGGCCTCCTCGGCGCGGGCCTGACCGCCGCGAGCGTCCTCGGCCAGGCGGCGGCCACCGCCCCCTCCTACGCCGCCCCGAACAGCCGTAAGCGCGGCGGCTTCCTCTGGCTGGCCGGCGACCACCACATCCACACCCAGTACAGCAACGACGGCAAGTACCGCGTCGTCGACCAGGTCCGCCAGGGCGCCAAGCACGGCATGGACTGGATGGTCATCACCGACCACGGCAACGCGACCCACGCCAAGATCGGCGTCGAGAAGGTCAACCCGGACATCAAGGAGGCCCGGACCGCGTACCAGGACACCCTCGTCTTCCAGGGCCTGGAGTGGAACATCCCGGCCGCCGAGCACGGCACGGTCTTCGTGCACCCCGGCAAGAACGAGGTCGCCGTCCTCAAGCAGTTCGAGACCGACTACGACGGCAGCGTGAAGGGCGCCTCCGACTCGACGCCCGCCAACGAGGCGCTCGCCGTCGCCGGCCTCAACTTCCTCGCCGAGCAGGTCCGGCGCCGCAAGGTCAAGGACGCCCTGATGCTCGCCAACCACCCGGCGCGCCGCGGTGTCGACTCCCCGCACGAGATCCGCGGCTGGCGCGACGCGACCGGCGCGAGCCACCGGATAGCCGTCGGCTTCGAGGGCGCCCCCGGCCACCAGGCCGCCGGTCTCCCCGCACCCCTCGGCATGGCCCGCGCCCGCGGCATCTACGACAACAACCCCAGCGCCAACTCCTTCGCCGGTTATCCCCTGGAGAGCTACCGCACCTGGGGCGGCTTCGACTGGATGACCGCCACCGTCGGCGGCCTGTGGGACAGCCTCCTCGCCGAGGGCAAGCCCTGGTGGATCACCGCCAACTCCGACTCCCACCAGGTCTACGGCGACACCGCCGTGCGCGGCGGCCCGGACAGCGACTACGCGGCCAACGGCAGGCACACCGACCCCGTCTACGGCGGGAAGATCGACATCACCCAGGGCGACTACTGGCCCGGCCAGTACAGCCGCACCCACGTCGGCGCCGACGGCTTCTCCTACGCCGCCGTCATGGACGGCATCCGCGCCGGCCGCGTCTGGGTCGACCACGGCCAGATCGTCAGCGGCCTCGACGTCCGCCTCTCCGGCGGCAGCCGCTGGGCCACCCTCGGCGGCGCCCTGCACGTCAAGAAGGGCACCAAGGTCACCCTGACCGTCGACGTGGCACTGGCCGACGGACCCAACTGGGCGGGATTCGTACCGAAGCTGGCCCGCGTCGACGTCATCCAGGGCGATGTGACGGGCACGCCCGCCGACAAGGACACCTTCACCGCCCCGACCGCGAAGGTCGTGAAGTCCTACGAGGTGAACAAGTCCACCGGCACGGTCCGGCTCACCTACGAACTCGGCAAGGTGGACCGCCCGCTCTACGTCCGCCTGCGCGGCAGCGACGGCAACCGCTCCGCCGTCGGCCCGATGGGCGCGGCGGTCGACCCGGCGGGCCCCGCCATCGACGTCGTCGGCGACGCCGACCCGTGGCGCGACCTGTGGTTCTACTCCAACCCGGTGTGGGTCCTGCCCGCATGA
- a CDS encoding potassium channel family protein: MDGLISLVGAAVVMIILRDVFHTLWHPTRHGGLSRIVMTALWRLSSRTSPRARAAGVAGPLGMACVVAMWTCGVAVGWAVVYWPHMPEGFVFSSDLEPTEHSRPVDALYISLVILGTLGLGDIAPAEGWLRVVAPLEALVGFTLLTATVTWVLGIFPALARRRTLALRICHLRGAGLTTEQLDSAAGAAVLDGLAAEIARVSVDFAQYPESYYFHDGLGDTALAPSIGYAAELTERTRRAQHPGALISSSVLTAALDDLATVLDERFLHSGGDWRYVLGAYARDHGGG, encoded by the coding sequence ATGGACGGGCTGATCTCACTGGTCGGCGCGGCGGTGGTGATGATCATCCTGCGGGACGTGTTCCACACGCTGTGGCACCCGACCCGCCATGGAGGGCTGAGCCGGATCGTCATGACGGCGCTGTGGCGCCTGTCCTCCCGCACCAGCCCCCGCGCGAGGGCCGCGGGAGTCGCCGGACCGCTCGGCATGGCCTGCGTGGTGGCGATGTGGACCTGCGGCGTGGCCGTGGGCTGGGCGGTGGTCTACTGGCCGCACATGCCGGAGGGGTTCGTCTTCTCGAGCGACCTGGAGCCGACAGAGCACTCCCGACCGGTGGACGCCCTCTACATCTCCCTGGTGATCCTGGGCACCCTCGGACTCGGTGACATCGCACCGGCGGAGGGCTGGCTGCGAGTCGTGGCGCCTCTTGAGGCACTGGTCGGATTCACGCTGCTGACCGCCACCGTCACGTGGGTCCTCGGCATCTTTCCCGCACTGGCCCGGCGCCGGACGCTGGCGCTGCGCATCTGCCATCTGCGCGGCGCCGGACTGACCACCGAACAACTGGACTCCGCCGCGGGAGCGGCCGTGCTGGACGGCCTGGCCGCCGAGATCGCCCGCGTGAGCGTGGACTTCGCCCAGTACCCGGAGTCCTACTACTTCCACGACGGACTCGGCGACACCGCGCTGGCGCCGAGCATCGGTTACGCCGCCGAACTCACCGAACGGACACGACGGGCACAGCATCCGGGCGCCCTGATCTCCTCCAGCGTCCTCACCGCCGCACTCGACGACCTCGCCACCGTCCTCGACGAGCGCTTCCTGCACTCGGGCGGGGACTGGCGGTACGTACTCGGCGCCTACGCCCGCGACCACGGCGGCGGCTGA